From the genome of Gemmatimonadaceae bacterium:
GCCCACTTCCCTTCCGAGCCGGGAGGCCATTAATCTGATCTTCGGCTTTTATTCGGGTGCTTCGATGAAGAAGATTTGGCTTACCACCGACGGTCGGCCGCACGACTCCATTCTGGGAATTTTCACCACGGAGGGCGGGGCGAAGCGATATCGAGAGCTGCTGATCGAACGATACGCGCTTGGCAAGAATCTGAGTGTGGCGGGCAAGCCGCTCGCGTTGGATGCGGACTCGTGGCGTCTGGGGCTGGGCCCCGACGTCGTCGAACGGACGGTGGACGCCAACATCGAGTTTTTGCGCGGCGCGTGGGTCGTGAAGGTGGACGAAAGCTGCCGCATGATCGCGTGCGAGTTCTCGACCAAGCTCAAGCCGCATCAGCCGCCGGCGACGTACCGCGTAGGCATTCACCGCATCTGCCAGGCGCACGCATCGACGCCGCAAGGCGCGCTCGACATGGCGCGGAAAGCCATGATCGCGCACCTGGGGCGTTGCCGGACGTGACGTGCGCTATGAGAGAATACTAATGGCGGCCGGCGTCATCCTTTCGGCGACGGCAAGCTGACGAGAATCGCGGTCACGACCAGGACGATCGTCGCCACCGTGAGCTCCGTCATCGACGACCGGCGAATGCTCTTCGCCGCCGGTTCCGTGCCCAGCGTCGGCCGCTGGCGCCGCCAGTTCCATGCGCCCAGGCCGAATACGGTCGCCACGAAGGCGAGCTTCACGATCAACGCGTACCCGTATGGCGTGGACCACAGATTCGACAGCACGTGGAGATGCCGCCAGGCGGTGATCAGCCCGAACACCACGACGACGCCGCCCATCGTCAGCGCGAGCGGCGAGAATCCGTTGACCATGTCGGCGGCGATGGCGCCGCGCCGTTCGCGTGTCGGCTCGTGGCGGAGCAGCGCACTCAGTCCCGCCAGAACGAGCACGAACAGTGTTCCGAGCCAGAGGCCCGCGGCCAGCGAGTGAATCGAGTTGATGAGCTTCGACCATTGGCCGAGCAGCGCGAGTCGCAACCAGCCGACGACGACACCGATCGCGGCGAGCGGCCATCCGGCCTTGATGCGCGCCGACGCCAATCCGTATCCGATGAGCGCGAGCGCGAGAAAACCGAGCTGCATCATCGTCGCGGTGTCCGACGTCGCGAGCGCGGTCGCCGTCAAATGCTTTCGCGCGGCGAGTCCGGGCAGCGCGGCGAGCGCCATGATGGAGCTCAGCACGATGCCGACCAGGCCCAGGCTCGCCGCGCGGCGCGCCGCATCGTCGTAGAACGCGCGGTCGGTTTCGATCTCCCACCCGCGCAGCGCGAAGTACCGGAACCCGATCGCGCCGGCGCCCAGAAACAGCGCGACGAAGCCGATGAATTCCTTGACGGGATCGGACCATTGAAGAAGAGGTTCTGGCTGCATTGCGTCAGTGCCTGTCCGCGTTCGGGTTGCGAACTCGTGCGCATGGAACGGGCCAACCGCCGCGCTGGTGACATGACGGGCTTCGGCCCTATGTTCTTCGCATGTCCAAGCTCGTCACCATACTGCTGATGCTCGCGCGCACGCTCGGCGCGCTGCTCGTGCTGCTGGGAATCTCGATCTGGGTGGGCTTCGGCGGCGTGACGCCGGTCCATGCGGCGCTCGGATCGCTGTTCGTGCTCGACGCGTGGATCATCGCGCTGATCGCGCTCTTCGCGCTGCCAAAGCGATTGTTGCCGCTGCTCGTGCTCGCGCTCGGCGGCATCGTGGCGTGGCTCGGCGTGGCGCAAACCACGCTGCTCGTCGGCAGCGCGCACTGGGCCGTGCGGCTCGTGCACCTGCTGCTTGGCCTCGCCCTGCTCGGGCTGGTCGAATCGCTCGGCAAGGCGGTGCGGCTGCACCAGCGCGCCAATGATCAGCGTTCGTGAATTCAAGGATACTGATTACGATTCCGTAACGGCGCTCTGGCGCGCCGCCGCCGGCGTCACCTTGCGCGACGCGGACGAGCGGACGCCGTTGACCGCGTATCTCGCGCGCCAGCCGGGCTTGAGCTTCGTGGCCGAGGAGGACGGCGCGATCGTCGGCGCGGTGCTTTGCGGCACGGACGGGCGCCGCGGTTATTTGCAGCATCTCGCCGTGGCGTCCACGCATCGGCGCCGCGGCATCGGTCGGCGGCTGGCGGAATCGTGCACGCACGCGCTCGCGGCGCGCGGGATCATGAAGTGCCACCTGATGGTCGTGAGCGACAACGACGCGGCGCGCGCGTTCTGGATGCGGCTTGGCTGGACGCCTCGCGACGACGTCCAGCTGATGTCGCATACGGCGGGGGATTCGGCGAATGCCTAAGCTGTCATCCTGAGGGTCAGGATGACAACCTTCTCTTCTACACGCCCAACCTGGACGCCCACCGCTTCGCGCGCGAGCTTCTCCCATCCTCTCCATCCCTTCGGACCGTTCGGAGCCGCTGATGACTTTCCACGACGAGTTGGACCTCCTTCAAGACGCTGAGACTGACGCCGAGTTGGCCGCCGACGCACTCGAGTTGGACGGCATGGCGCGGCGTGAGTTCGTGTTTCTCTCACTCGCCGCCGCCGCGGCGAGCACGTTCGGATTCGGCGCGCGCGCGCTGGCGCAGGCGCCCGGTGGCGCGAACGCGCCGCAGGCCGCTCCCCCGCCGCCGCTCGGCAACGGCGAGCCGGTGTCCTGGACGTTCCAGCCATATCCCGGCGGCACGGGCGCGCTCATGGAAAAGCTCGTGCGCGAGCACGGGCCGTCGGTGTTCACGCGCGCCACGTTCACCGTGCAGCCGTGGAGCGGCGCGGTGCCGTCGTCGCACGACGAGATCGCGTTTCTTCCGGCGCATCGGCTGTCGGCGCTGATCAAGGCGCGCAAGTTGACGTCGACGCAGGTGACGAAGATCTATCTCGAGCGCATGAAGCGGCTCGATCCCGTGCTCTTGTGCGCGGTCACGATCATGGAAGATCAGGCGCTCGCCGAAGCGGCGCAGGCCGACAAGGAAATCGCCGCGGGCAAATATCGCGGACCGCTGCACGGCATTCCGTACGGCGTGAAAGATCTCTTCGCGACGAAAGGCGTGCGCACCACGTGGGGCTCGAAGGACTTCGAGAATCGCGTCATCGACGAGGACGCGGAGGTCGTGCAGCGCCTGCGCAACGCGGGCGCGGTGTTGATGGCGAAGCTCGCGACCGGATTGTTCGCGCAGGGCGACCAGTGGTATCGCGGACGGACGAACAATCCGTGGGACATTCGCCGTGGCTCGAGCGGATCGTCGGCCGGACCGTCGTCGGCGACGGCGGCGGGCTGCGTCGCGTTCGGCATCGGCACCGAAACGTCGGGTTCGATCGTGTCGCCGGCGCGTGAGTGCGGCTTGAG
Proteins encoded in this window:
- a CDS encoding CopD family protein, whose translation is MQPEPLLQWSDPVKEFIGFVALFLGAGAIGFRYFALRGWEIETDRAFYDDAARRAASLGLVGIVLSSIMALAALPGLAARKHLTATALATSDTATMMQLGFLALALIGYGLASARIKAGWPLAAIGVVVGWLRLALLGQWSKLINSIHSLAAGLWLGTLFVLVLAGLSALLRHEPTRERRGAIAADMVNGFSPLALTMGGVVVVFGLITAWRHLHVLSNLWSTPYGYALIVKLAFVATVFGLGAWNWRRQRPTLGTEPAAKSIRRSSMTELTVATIVLVVTAILVSLPSPKG
- a CDS encoding GNAT family N-acetyltransferase, yielding MISVREFKDTDYDSVTALWRAAAGVTLRDADERTPLTAYLARQPGLSFVAEEDGAIVGAVLCGTDGRRGYLQHLAVASTHRRRGIGRRLAESCTHALAARGIMKCHLMVVSDNDAARAFWMRLGWTPRDDVQLMSHTAGDSANA
- a CDS encoding amidase; its protein translation is MTFHDELDLLQDAETDAELAADALELDGMARREFVFLSLAAAAASTFGFGARALAQAPGGANAPQAAPPPPLGNGEPVSWTFQPYPGGTGALMEKLVREHGPSVFTRATFTVQPWSGAVPSSHDEIAFLPAHRLSALIKARKLTSTQVTKIYLERMKRLDPVLLCAVTIMEDQALAEAAQADKEIAAGKYRGPLHGIPYGVKDLFATKGVRTTWGSKDFENRVIDEDAEVVQRLRNAGAVLMAKLATGLFAQGDQWYRGRTNNPWDIRRGSSGSSAGPSSATAAGCVAFGIGTETSGSIVSPARECGLSALRPTFGRVSRAGGMVLAWSQDRVGPICRTIEDAAMVFNVIHGVDEKDPSTVTTPFHFDPTMKLASMRIGVDANAPKEFVDKLTELGARPKPIGPRPQIPGGGGGLGVESAAAFDEYVQNKAKELGIDLATIPEPQPGRGGRGGGGGGGAGGAGRGDPGNPTGMAALTRWTGGRFARGFDFVNAQRRRYILISEMAELLKDFDMYVPGANGFDVGLHAQTGHPCAVVPYKFDSPPAGRGGGGGRGAPADTSAPPVTYNKQPICAVLAGNLYNDDKILSVAHQYQIHTEWHLKHPSL